The sequence below is a genomic window from Nicotiana tomentosiformis chromosome 6, ASM39032v3, whole genome shotgun sequence.
cctcctccctgcacAGGGAAGTTAAGAaaatgaatgaaactcagatgtacttgcaaaagaaaaaataatgttagctataaaatctgccactgagttgccttctctgaacacatgttgaaatatcacattgaagttgtcccTCATCTCCTTAATTCTCTTCACATCTGGTGCAATTACCTATGGTGGATCACATTCCCCTTCAATCACCTTCTCCATCACCAATGAGTCAGCCTCCAAAATGAGAGGGTGAAGATCATGCTCCATacaatattccaacccttgaaCAATTGCCTTTACTTCAGCTACAACATTTGTTTTCACCCCAGATCTACTGCCCCTGCATACACCAAATCTCCCTCATCATTCCTCACACAAAATCCAAGGGAACTAGGACCAAGATTGTCCTTTGATGCCCCATCAGTATTGTATTTATACTAACCATAATGAGGaagctgccatgttactcttCTTGTGATCATTATAGGTTTGTAACCTTCAAAGAACTGAATCATATCtgccataacaatggaatattagaCATCCAAGCATACCTCACCGTACCCTTGCCAAttgatgcaatgtcctatttaCTTTATGGATCACCATATTTGTGGACACTGTACTTCCATGTTTTCCTGCATTTCTTTTCTTCCATAGTTCCCAAGTGATGATAGCCGGAACTGTCTGGAACAATGGCTTCAACTTTGGACAGCATTGTGCATTCCACCAATGCTTTATAACTTGTTTCAACTGAATCAAAGGCACAGTAATTCCAGCAACTCCCATGAACAGCTTCCATACCTTTGATGCAGTAGGACGAGTTACAAATATGTGCTCTATAGTCTCCTCTTGAggctgctgacaacaccaacatCTAGACATCACGCGATTGAgggattatttttttttattaaattaagaTGTCCGAATTTGAATACACATCTATATATCAATATATTATATTTAGATTTGAATACTGAATGATTAATAATGTTTGTTTTCTAAACCTTTGAATgtttataatttacttttattaAAAGGATAATAAATGTGAAAtccaaataaaataatttaaactgATTTTAAATATGTCATAATATTTGTGCAGCTAAAAAGACCTTTGAAACTTGTGATACTAAATATGTAATAATATTTGTGTGGCTTTAAATACCTTTCATTATGAGTATGTAAAATGAGagtttaaaatttaattatttttaaatatgaaaatattttagtataaggaaATACCTGTCACATAATTAAATTGGAACGAAGGAATATATGTATTACATCCCTAGCAAAATCACGAATTTTATAGAGTaatctttaaagaaaacattATATTAAATTCCAAATTAGGCCTTATCTGGTTCAGTATCAAATCAAAGCAAACACATATGAGTGTTTAAAGTCGATTTGTCAATTTTAAGATTCGGTTCAATTTTCGATCTTTCTTGAACACATCTAGCTGTGTGGTAACGGCTAATGACAATAGAATTGATTTGGGTCTTTTCTAGACTTGTGCAAGTAATCCGCGCCAATTTCCCTATTGATCATGCATCGCATATTAGTAGATCCATGCATCCGGTCTGTTTGCTCTTCTTTCATTTTCAAGCTAGGGTAGGCCGGTCAGGGAAGGACGCACCTAGACCAAAAAGGTGCCACGTGATCCTGTTTGGTCGTTGGAATATTATTTATTCTTTGTGTGGGttgaaatttttttttgttttcgaCCCGGTGTCCGGTATCTATATTGGGCCTGACTAAATCAGAATTTACGTCGGGAAGTCCCATATTGGGGGTAAAGCGTTCCCTAACAAAGGCAACTCCATACCAAAGACCTGAACCCGTGACCTGTGGTTAAGGATGAAGGAGCACTTACTACTCTACCACAACCCTTGTTGGTGTGGGTTGAAGTTGATTAAGGCAACTTGCTAATACAATGTTGAGATTTTGAGTAATTGCTGGTGCTTATATAAGAAAAGGACTTACTATTTTTTTCATAATGAAACTATTATCAATATGTTTCAAAAAATGAAGCCTCGTCGAAGCGATCTATAGTAATATACTTGAATGATGTTTTATGAATATGAATTAAATTGTATTTTGAGTATATGATGTTATTagagtaatttatttattttcttatttcttcacTTGCTTAAATGCTAACATCGCTTATTAAAATCCTGCATAAATCAGTAAGGTCGGTAGGAGGTGTATTAATTATATTAGTATAGGGAAcgataacaacaacaattcagtATAATttcattagtggggtctggggaggatagtgtgtacgcagaccttgccctaccctggggtagagaggttgtttctgatagaccatTAGCTCCCTCCTTCCAAGAACTTTTCACCTTGCccttgggatgactcgaacttaTAACttttttattggaattgaagggtGCTCACCAATAGAGCAACTCAATGTTGTATGTATTAGAATAGGAAAGAGAACAAAAAAAGGAGGAAATATAATAACAGGATGTACTGTATAGATAAAGTAAGTCATGAGATAAAGATGAAGCTAGCCATGCAATgcatgcatgcaaaatttgatgttaCAGTAACATTTCATGTGGCATATCCCTTTTTGGTTGATAGATAAAACTGAATGGTCCTACAAAAGCTTCATCGATGTTCGCAGTACGCATGATAGAGTGCGTTGTCTTCACCTTCAATATAATATACTTTGCCTGGCCACCACCCCATGCCCCTCGCGCCTCGACCTCTTTAGGTAGCTCTACCTTTTAATTCACTCCCCGGCCCGTCTCTCCAGCATCTGTGAGCTTTCCATCTTGCCAATTCACTGCAACCAATAAAGGCATCATAGTTGCACTACCATGCCATATATGCTTTATTTTCCCCACTAAAAAAGCAGCAGTATCCCCTTCAGCCTTTCTTCCATTTTGATTTAGTCTTATATATGTGTACTACTACTAAGTGATGCCATAACAGTAAGATAAATAAATTCTAAGGTACGAAAAATCATAATGGGAGGTTTCTACTTCTTGAATTATTTATATACGGccttcgtttcaatttatgtgaacttatttcctttttagtctgtgccaaaaagaatgacatctttccctatttggaaacaatttgcctttatgcaataatttatagccacacaaaatatatgtgcctcattttacgccacaagtttaaaagtcttttctcttttcttaaattccgtgtccagtcaaatgagttcacataaattgaaacggagggagtatatattgTGTAGGACTTATAACTTGTAGGATTATTTGAAATATGGAAGTAGTTATCCAAAtgttcttccttttcttttggaACTGGGGTTTTGGTGGGAGAGGTAGGAGGAGAATTGAGAGAAATAGCAATTATCTTTGGTTAGATATATAGTTCAATTACGATGCATTAACGGTATAAAAAGATAATTTACAGATCACTTATTAGATAATTACATGAATATTTTTATGAATAATAATTAGTAGTAATTATGTAAAGATGGGAATAAGCAATTTCCTGGAATTACACGTTAAATATTCACTGACAATATAAAACATTTCTATATATACGGCAAGTGTAAATTAAATCCTTTTGGCCAAGAGGACAGTTGGCTATCGCTCGTGGGAAAATCTCAGAAAGGTGCCAGTTGAGATGATAAGGGAAAAAGAATTTACATAGAATTCCGTTCGATGAGTACCGTCAGAGAAAAGCTTCGCGTAGTTGTGAGAGCCACGCTTAGGGAATATGGAATCCTAAATTCTAAAGAGAGAAAAAGATTGAGAAAGTTGGATGCTCTCTGTCGGTTTGTCTCATTGGGAACTCTTCTTTCGTTCAGTCCAAAGAAGCTTCCAAAATCCCCTAGTAGTTAGTTAGCTTCTCTCTTTTTGctcaaataaaagtaaaaaagaatATATTCTCAAGCCTCAActtctttactttttttttcgGCTTTGGTTTTCTTTGACTGGGAAGGAAGATCAGGGCTCTTTTCTTAATCATAATTGTGCTTTAGTCACGCAATCATGACGTAGTCAGTCCTAGACTCATAGCGTTACTATTTCTTCTTCTTAAGGAACGGTTAATCCCATGGTCATTTCGCGGAAATCAGGTCTGTATAAGTAAGTCGTTTTATTTCACTAATTATACTATTATTTCAAATACTTCATGGTACGGAATTATTTGGATTACAAGTTCTTGATCTAGCTACAAGAATGAAGCAGTATGAAACATAAAATGCAGTGCAAATATTATTTCTGGGAcataaaaaattttaaaagttaaaaagagAAATAAAACAACACCTTAGACGAACATACAGTGGTATCAATGAGAATGGCAAATTTTCAATGAGAATGGCAAATTTTCAAACGGGAAAAGAAATTATGAAGAACGATTCAAGGCTATTGGATGTACAAATTCTAAATGTAAGGAAATGCATGGGGTGGAATGACGCACACACATGAATATATCTAGAATGTGAAAAATTATATAAAGATACATTGGGAGAAATGATCGATACACGCGTGCACATATACATGTAAAAATCGTCGGACTGCAACAATAATTACTGTCTTAGTATCAAATGGTTGGGAACGACAATATAAGTCCTCATTACTATGTTGCCACATATAAACTCATCTTagaaaatattatacaaaataagaataaaaattaaataaaaagtaTTAGAcgattctttatattttttgtatgaCATATAAATTTATAAAAAACTAAGAAACTCCTTAAAAACATAGGACATAAATTGTCGACTATTACAACAATTTTTTCTTCAGGGTTTTCACCGGTATAAAGTGAAAAGAACCCGAGATTAATTAAATTACAATAGAAACACTAACTCTGTTAAGTGTAGTTTGATGTAATTGATACCCGACgattaataaaattaaatatatgCATATACTATAGCGAAAACGATGGAGCCACTAAATATGTATTGATAATCTACTCTGATCCCTTCTTACAATTCTTATGGGAAAGACGTAAGGAGAACAAATAAATCATTTGCATGGGTCTTGGGAATATCACAGTAGAAAAATGAATTCATTGATATTAAATCAACAGTTACAGACTTCCTAAATAATGGGTAAGACAATAACTAAGTTCAAATTATTTTTACACAATTATGTTATTTAAAAAGTAACTGCAAGTGACTATATTTAATAAGCATTCATAGGTATCTTGAAGTAATAAATGTTGAGTAACCTGCTATAATGGATTAAATTACACGAATTGTGCAAAAATTCTTTTAACTCTATTAGtgcatataacttaaatccatAATAATACTACAATAATTACTTGAGAAATTTAAAAGGTTGCTGTGTAAAAAATTGGCAAGGTTTACCCGAAAACAGAGTTTCGTCCACCTTGAGCACTCAAACTTGAAAGCTGGGGCGCTCTTCTTGGGGAGGGCCTCTCAAGCTTGGCATCGAATTTCTTTTCGTCCAGCATTGGCTTTGACTCGTAAATGTCAGATACAGAATCAAGCTCGGGATTGCAACTCCTCTCCATTGAAAGCGGTGCCATCTGAATAATGTCATCTTGATTAGGGCCTAAAACACAAAACATTTGTTATACTAGGTAAAATTCAGTTATTTACTTTAGTATGACAAAATTTTATTGTTATACTTACTCTGACCCAATTTAGGTGGCACATTCTATTTTTCGGAATTCAAATTACGTAAACTTTGACTAACATTTTAAAAGGTATTTTTTAAATCATGTTGGCATATGAAGAATTGCAATTTATAGTACTTTTCATATAGTTTTAAAATATCTAGATATTAATTTAAAGTAATGAGTTAATCTAATCCAATTTAActtcaaaaattaaaaagaaaaaagtgcCACATAAATTAAGACAAAAGAAGTGATAGATAAAGTTCAGAGACCATACGTGAAATTAAGTCTGTTGTTGCTCCGCCCAATTCTTGCAGACGGAAATCGTCGGACCACATCAAGGGGCTCTTTCCATTGGTATTACCCCCATTGCTATAAGGACTAGGCCTCTTCTTTCCAAGAGACAAGTTATGATCAGTAACAAGGAAACTTTCGAAGGATGAGGACCTTTCCCCCATGCTACTTTGTGGATGAAGCTCGAGCTGTTGCTCATGTCCTCCACAAATATTAAGGTCCTGAAATGACGAGAAACTTAGAGGAGGAGCCCCAAATTCTTTAAAGGCAGCTGAAATGTCCGGTATTATTCCTCCTCCCTGATTTCCCATGCCTTTAAAGGTTCGTGCTGGTAACGCCATATTTTCCTCGCCGCCCAATGTTTGACAAGCTTTCTCCAGTATAGTCTGCATGTACTTTCCCTGAGCCTCAATCCTTAACTGAAGGTGTCTTTGTACCTACACCATGCACCCGTACGTAATAATTTATCATGTTAATTAATTAATGTTCTCCACTCCATCATAGTAGAGCAGCTTTAATTTTAATGATTCTCTCTAGGAGGATTCAAAATTTAAGTTTACCGGTTTATCCTTTAATATTGAAAACTTCAATATAAATTTATGTTCAGCGGCGAAAATATTAAGTTCAAATAAATTTGCTGCCATGACGCTGCACAGatgctttatttatttattgggtTCAACTGAATCCATGATTTTGACACCGCAAATAAATATATGTAGATgattattaaaattaataaaaaattaaattattaacaTATAATGTTCAAAAGTGCACATATATAATGGTAAAACTCAAAAATTGAACCCATCACATTTAAATTCATATTGTCTCGCAATACTAGAAGGTCATCTCGCTTGGGAGAAAGGTTGCAATAATTTACCTCTAGTTGTTCATGCAGCCTTCTCTGCACCTCCATTTGCATCCTAATTCCATCAGTGATATGAACGTTAAATACTACCATCATTTCATCTATTCAATACATATATTCCTCAATGACAAAATTAAATCAACACTCATTTGATGAAAATAACTTGTACTAGAGTGTGGTAACTAAAAAGAAACTGAAAGAGCAGCCATGCAACGCCAGGAGTTTGGTCACAAATTCAACTCTCCTACCCAACGCCCACCCTAACAGAAGCAATTCAACTagaagaaaaagataaaatatattatatatctcAGCTAGTGGGAGAGAATTGAATGCTAGCTATTGGTAAAATTGCTACCTTTCATACTAGAGGATTAAAGAGGGTTAAAGTTTGATTCTCATCATATCCTTTGCTTCTAACTTTCCTTAACTTTGGTATCTCATACCCCTCCGAAAGAAGTTTAAATGAGAGATGAAAAGATTAAAACGTTCGAAGAAACAATTGCTAATAATTAAAGTGAAAGCAAAACTAAAGGAGCAAGGGATGATTTAAATTAAAGTTGAAAGGGAAATTAAACACATACTCATTCATATTGCGGCCGATCATTCCAGATGAGGATGCCGAATTTCTTTGCAGTTCTAAACTGGTTGCTGCAATACAATGAGAAGCACTTGAAGTTTTTTATATCTAATACCACAATTGTAAGTTACATGATAAACTTAAAGAATTAATCAGTACCTCTATCACCATCCTTCACCGAGTGATCATTGAATTCCTTGTGAGGTTGCTTTCCCAGTCTAAATTTCTAGTAAAATCAAAAGTTGCATAAACTAAGAGCTTAGGTCAATAAATTTCATGAATAAATTCAAATAAACATGTAGAAAACTAATTCTTGAACTGCAAAAAACAAGAAATAGCAAGAAGAATTAACGTTAATACCTGAAGATGGCTCTTGAGATGGTAAAGGGTTAAACCCTTAACTCCCATAACCCTCATAATTGTCTTAGGTGTTGCCTCTACACAAGTAATAGTACAGTATGTTTTGATTAAGAAacaacaaaatccgaaataataaaaataaagttcaAACGGATATATATCAAGTTAAAATCCTGAATCTGCTTCTGTCAGAAATTAAGGGGAGGGCGGTGATCATATGCAACTAGGTAAAGGGAGTATAGAGAACGAACGTACTATCAGGTCCACCTAACTGAGTAACAGCATCAACAAAACGCTCGTGAAGTTCAACAGTCCAACGAAGACGAGGTTTAGGATCAGTTGTGAGAACGAGGCCTGAGTCTCCTTGAACACACATGGGTCTGTCATGGGAATTCATAGTCGAAGGTTTCTTGGCATGGAACATTctctacttttttttttaattttctctcGCCTGTTTGTTTTTCCTCAATCGAATACTATGCTAAAGAGATTCAAGAACAAATGCTATATGCAAATAGAATAGGAAGAAGAATAGGGCGGTTTTGAAGAAGAGAACATGCACCTTTTCTCTTTCAACTAGTAGGGAAAAAAAAAGGTAGTGCCTGGGACAAGCTAAGCAAAACCCTccaattaaataaagaaaaagattGTTGAGTAAATTTTTGTATTATACTCTACTCAGTAGATTTCTATCTCAGCAAAAAAGTTCCCCCAATACTAACATGCAGCCCTCCTTTGCCAAAAGAAAGTTCCCCTGTGTATGTATATCAGTACATAGTTAATTAATTACTGTGTGAGGCTGTATTTTTGCTTTTCTATTCTTTATTAAAGCAAAGAGGGACGCGATCGTATAACGTGAGGTGATATAATTTATTAATACGATAGTATAGTAGTTAattatgtttacccgaaaaacggatagagttgaatttccacgtagttctaaggatatgttgtgtagcttaatacaaatcgcaaggataaatagaaatatcaagtatgGATTGCAAATAATGCAAAATagacaaggttgtaaagaagatgaatttCAAAACTAAACAAGTGAAATCAAATTAAGAAGCTcgaaagaacaactcttcactataggagaatatggtactTGAATTACAATATTAGCAAAAACTTGCCCCTTACAAAAATAAaaaccatcccctttatagtagaggaatcttactttagatataattaaaaatgcatagtggaagacccatgataaatcagtttttccataattcctaCCAAGATTGTCTCccctagtgggattgcaacgactcttgtctataagcccgatattgactcgagttttcggtcttgactcgagcagtcgatcttgacttgagctcgattcttactcggacccttgaactgaTTCAagatcaatgttggtcggtccCTTGATCATAAGCTCgacaactttactttgcatcatagttcgatttgggtTCGAGCTTGATTATAATATcaagctcgatattgatcggcccctcggactcgaagcttgtttgtaccatcttcggactcgatcagtcgtacgaaggccgaaatctattttgaccgtatacagatagtcccctcatttctcaggaagaatgtggtgagaaacaaca
It includes:
- the LOC104088490 gene encoding myb family transcription factor IPN2 isoform X1, encoding MFHAKKPSTMNSHDRPMCVQGDSGLVLTTDPKPRLRWTVELHERFVDAVTQLGGPDKATPKTIMRVMGVKGLTLYHLKSHLQKFRLGKQPHKEFNDHSVKDGDRATSLELQRNSASSSGMIGRNMNEMQMEVQRRLHEQLEVQRHLQLRIEAQGKYMQTILEKACQTLGGEENMALPARTFKGMGNQGGGIIPDISAAFKEFGAPPLSFSSFQDLNICGGHEQQLELHPQSSMGERSSSFESFLVTDHNLSLGKKRPSPYSNGGNTNGKSPLMWSDDFRLQELGGATTDLISRPNQDDIIQMAPLSMERSCNPELDSVSDIYESKPMLDEKKFDAKLERPSPRRAPQLSSLSAQGGRNSVFG
- the LOC104088490 gene encoding myb family transcription factor IPN2 isoform X2; amino-acid sequence: MFHAKKPSTMNSHDRPMCVQGDSGLVLTTDPKPRLRWTVELHERFVDAVTQLGGPDKATPKTIMRVMGVKGLTLYHLKSHLQKFRLGKQPHKEFNDHSVKDGDRATSLELQRNSASSSGMIGRNMNEMQMEVQRRLHEQLEVQRHLQLRIEAQGKYMQTILEKACQTLGGEENMALPARTFKGMGNQGGGIIPDISAAFKEFGAPPLSFSSFQDLNICGGHEQQLELHPQSSMGERSSSFESFLVTDHNLSLGKKRPSPYSNGGNTNGKSPLMWSDDFRLQELGGATTDLISHGTAFNGEELQSRA